The Liolophura sinensis isolate JHLJ2023 chromosome 6, CUHK_Ljap_v2, whole genome shotgun sequence genomic sequence CAAGAAATGGCACTGGGTTCAAGAAGGAAAGACTACTATCATTTTAGGCTCCCGGCGTCAAGACAGAGTTATATCCATTATCTAGACCACGCAAAGAGTTTCGTTTGGCTCAAGATAATCAATACATAgctttttcacacatttttaaatatatatttattctacGTCAAGACAAAGTTACATCCATTATCTAGACCACGCAAAGAGTTTCGTTTGGCTCAAGATAATCAATACATaactttttcacacattttaaatacatattcTGTTCATGTTTGCAGGTGGATTGCAGTCTAAATTCAACCTAAATTACTAGATACAGGATATAATTTATATCCTGAAGTCTGcattaattttttgttatgaTAAATCAGAAAATAGACCTGGCCAAGCGTAGCAAAATTCGTACGCACGTTTTAATGACATTGGATATTGCATACAACTGAttgattgcattttttttttactttttaaactaAACCTCTGGCTGTATATAATGACATGGCGACTGTTCAGTTATCACTCAATGCATCTGCCTTATTAGATTTCTCACTTTTGTCAGTTGCTCATAACATATCCCACTCTAAAATGTAGAACCAGTAGTAGGTCATGTGATATCCCTCGCGAGAGTCCATGACGAAGCATCCGGGTAACAGGCTGTGGGTGATGTCATCAGACGTTGGCACGAAGTATGTAGCATTCCATCCTATGTGGCAAGATGGAGGAGAGGCGTCTTCAATCACAGATGAGTAAAATGTCACATCAATATGCTGGAAAACAAGAACGGTTATCACAGAGCTGTGGTTAGACTCTCAACGTGAGTTCGAGCAATAATGCCGAAATTAATAGCCCAATGAACGTTTTTGACCATATTACTTTGATGTGCAATGAAGCACTTTCCAGTTAGCACTTATCTTCATACTCATAGCTCCTCCACTTACATACAAATCCGAGGTCTGCCCAAAGgtttttgacactgtaaatgTCATTGGTCCGTGGTCACAATCTCCAATCTGTATTGGCAAGGTTTCGTTGTATTTTTGGCCTGGCGTGAGCGGGGGCGTGGCTACTGTTGCCAAACAACCTCCcctgaaatcaaatgaaatggaCATATATGACAGGGCTGTATGAAAAGCTCGCGAAGGGCTTCATTATTGTGGTTGTAACATCAATTATTCCACGGATCACAAAGTATTCAGAGCCCGGAAATACCATCGATAGAGTGTCACTTCCAAGTTTTGAAATCACACTTTAGCTGGACAACTGTTTGACTGCTGGATTGTTTGACTGATAACCCTGCTTGATTGTTGATTTGCTTGGACAGGAAGTATAGTGCGCTGAGGTGAAGACTATAACATATCTGGAATACATTTACAAGTTTACAAGTAGttcaactgagatatatataaAGTCAGTAATTGAGTTAAAGTGCTATTACAGATTGAAACCCGTTGTAGATCTCCCCTGAAATCCAATGGAATTGATAACTCTTGACAAGATTGTACAAAAGCTTCCGCTTTGCTTCATCGTTGTAGTTTGTTGCATCAGCAACCAGCTGTTCCACGGCTTCACTACCTAGATTTAATCTACGCTAGCAGACATGGATGTTTGTCTGCATTTGTTCCTGCGTTTTAAACCACACAGAGCCTGGAAATAATCAATAGGTCTCACTTCCCTGTTTGGAAATTTACTACATTCTATGTTGCCATCTCTCAGACTGCTTGATTGTTTCCATAATAACCCGACTTTAATCAATTTGGAATACATTTTACCTATGGGCTATAAGCAGTACAGCTGACATATATCCATCAGTATTTGACCTATGGCCTTATTGTTTGAAACCCAGTGTGGATTTGTGGTTACAATATTGACCAGCTCTTCtttacatcattaaaaactgatcaTTGCTTATCTTTTACGTTTGTTATACGAGTGtttcaacgtcacaagttattactgcagaAGCTAAACGCCTCCATTCTAAGTTTCGTCAGTTTTGcaatgaatataattctcttgtacgCAAACATGGACATAGTGTCCAAAATCTCTGGCACTCAGCTTCAAAACTGTCATATTCCGCTTAAAGCTCAACTGCGATATATCTTTTGATTATTCAACAAACATGGTACGCAGTATGGCAACTGATTTCATTCCTTCACCTATAACAgtccttgtgtctttccaacaccaTTGAAAACCGCTGACTGTTGCTCTTTGTGTGAATCCGACTTAATTTCGTACTTGATATAGTTTCTTACTTCCTTGGTGGCTGTTTTTGGGATTGGCCTTGCGCTTATTGACCTGAGACGTCCAGTTTTGTTGAGGGCTGCTATACGAATACCAGTTCTGAAGCCTAGATTCGTATGGGGATATTAAACAGGTAATGATTGTTTAGACACTTGTGTTAGGATCAATATCTGGAGACTTACATGTCGATACTCCACTGTTCGGCAATTTTTTGTTTACCTACAAATCAATATTCTTCAGTTAAAACAGGAGTGATCTTCTTTGGAAAgatgttttacttcatattttccACCTGCTATGTCCCACAAAATAGGACACACTGATACGCATGTTTTCTGTGAGTCTCTATGCAGGCCTGGTTGACATCTCAAAATCCGAAATGCATTAAAATAATGATGGGTACTCCCACGGATACCTTACCTGCGGGTCAGATATGCCTATGACTAAGCATTATGGCCAGTCTCCAGCCGAACCTGAACACCTCCCCACCTACCCAAACAAGGCCGCCAGGGGAAGAATGAGGTGTAAACATAACAATCACCTGGAGTAAACAACTTACGGCCCTGCCCACGTGTCGTTCACAGATATCAAGAACCGCATGGATCTCAGCCCGTCTGCAAACCGTGATGCTCTGATCGGGATATCTGAACCAGCTGCTGAGAACAGAAGCTGGAAGGTCACCAAAATACTGAGAATCTTCATGTCGTACATCTTCTTACCAGTGTTTACCAGGCAATGGCCTTCGCGGCATCCAGGTTGGTATGACCTTGACCTGTATAAGGTGATTGTGATAAAGGAGCAGCCTGATCTACTGAGGtggtgaaagtgaaatatttgcttTAGAATTATTTGGAGATTTGACTACTGAAGATAACTAAAGTATAAGTTAGGCATAAATGTGTGCAAATTAATATTTAGTCGTGAATCACCGATGTCGATATTGTTTTGCGTGAATTAGTCTACATTACTTTCCTCCATTTCATAGCAAAGGGAAGGAGCCTGTATATCTATTGTATCCATGTTGCAGCGTATATCGATTAATGAATTATGGATGAATAAGTTGTTTCAGGATGGTACCAATAGTGACGAAGACTGAGCTACTTGTCTTGTCAATCATTTGACTGATATGCTATGTGCTCCGACATTTGATAATTAACAAGGAATGTTTCTCATTGTCCGGCCCTTTCAAGTAAGCCATGACTAAGTCCTCAAACTAATCATACGATCCATTAAGGTTTTCTTCTGCTAATAGACGCTGAAGTTTGCACCGTGTAGAGCGTTGACAGCTTTTGTCTGAGCCTCGTAAGTCATTCTTGTCTATTTTCCGATGAGCCTAGTTCGACAGCGCACATTTCCTTTTCAAAAGGgttgaaattattaaaaaaactgaGACTAAAGATGTGTTAAAAAGGCAGTTTTGAGTCGCGCTTTGTGATCTAAGGGGTTATTCCTAGCTTTGTAGTGTGGTTTACCAAACCAGTGGTCTTTCCAGTTGAGTATTTCATATTCATGTTATAGCTGGGTTGACTCACCGTACACTCGGGTTATTTATCGTTTTTCCTTCAACTCTGTATTCATGTTATATCAGTCATGACAGAATGTTGATACTCTGTCGGAGAGTCTGATCAACCTAAAAGTTCTAAATTGGGGACAATTTAT encodes the following:
- the LOC135469224 gene encoding uncharacterized protein LOC135469224, producing MYDMKILSILVTFQLLFSAAGSDIPIRASRFADGLRSMRFLISVNDTWAGPGGCLATVATPPLTPGQKYNETLPIQIGDCDHGPMTFTVSKTFGQTSDLYHIDVTFYSSVIEDASPPSCHIGWNATYFVPTSDDITHSLLPGCFVMDSREGYHMTYYWFYILEWDML